In Streptomyces sp. NBC_01551, one DNA window encodes the following:
- a CDS encoding acyl-CoA synthetase, with translation MSVTSAEEQAPNGFWAQAAADPGRTVLIAPDGEEWSAGRLHADVNRLVHGLRAAGMEPGDVFAVVLPNGVEFFTAYLAASQAGFYLVPVNHHLVGPEIAWIVSDSGAKVLIAHERFADAATDAADEAGLPASHRYAVGQVAGFRPYGELLDGQPATAPEDRTLGWVMNYTSGTTGRPRGIRRPLPGKLPEETYLGGFLGIFGIRPFDGNVHLVCSPLYHTAVLQFAGASLHIGHPLVLMDKWTPAQMLRLIDTHACTHTHMVPTQFHRLLALPQETKDAHDVSSMRHAIHGAAPCPDHVKRAMIDWWGSCVEEYYAASEGGGAFATAEDWLKKPGTVGKAWPISELAIFDDDGNRLPPGELGTVYIKMRTGGFSYHKDEVKTRGNRIGDFFTVGDLGLMDEEGYLFLRDRKIDMIISGGVNIYPAEIESALLTHPAVADAAAFGIPHADWGEEVKAVIEPAEGFAASAALAAEILHHCERQLAGYKRPRTVDFIETMPRDPNGKLYKRRLRDPYWEGRERAM, from the coding sequence ATGAGCGTGACGTCAGCCGAAGAGCAGGCCCCCAACGGCTTCTGGGCCCAGGCCGCCGCCGACCCCGGCCGCACCGTACTGATCGCCCCCGACGGCGAGGAGTGGAGCGCCGGCCGCCTGCACGCCGACGTCAACCGCCTCGTCCACGGCCTGCGCGCCGCCGGGATGGAGCCGGGCGACGTCTTCGCCGTCGTCCTGCCCAACGGCGTCGAGTTCTTCACCGCCTACCTCGCCGCCTCCCAGGCCGGCTTCTACCTGGTGCCGGTCAACCACCACCTCGTCGGCCCCGAGATCGCCTGGATCGTCTCCGACTCCGGCGCCAAGGTCCTCATCGCCCACGAGCGCTTCGCCGACGCCGCCACCGACGCCGCCGACGAGGCCGGGCTCCCCGCGAGCCACCGCTACGCCGTCGGACAGGTCGCGGGTTTCCGGCCGTACGGCGAACTCCTCGACGGACAGCCCGCCACGGCTCCCGAGGACCGCACCCTCGGCTGGGTCATGAACTACACCTCCGGCACCACCGGCCGCCCGCGCGGCATCCGCCGCCCGCTGCCCGGCAAGCTCCCGGAGGAGACCTACCTCGGCGGATTCCTCGGCATCTTCGGCATCCGCCCCTTCGACGGCAACGTCCACCTGGTCTGCTCGCCGCTCTACCACACCGCCGTACTCCAGTTCGCGGGCGCCTCCCTGCACATCGGGCACCCGCTGGTCCTGATGGACAAGTGGACCCCGGCCCAGATGCTGCGCCTGATCGACACTCACGCGTGCACGCACACCCACATGGTCCCCACCCAGTTCCACCGCCTCCTCGCGCTCCCGCAGGAGACGAAGGACGCCCACGACGTCTCCTCGATGCGGCACGCCATCCACGGCGCCGCGCCCTGTCCCGACCACGTCAAGCGGGCGATGATCGACTGGTGGGGCAGCTGCGTGGAGGAGTACTACGCGGCCAGCGAGGGCGGCGGCGCCTTCGCCACCGCCGAGGACTGGCTGAAGAAGCCGGGAACCGTCGGCAAGGCCTGGCCGATCAGCGAACTCGCCATCTTCGACGACGACGGCAACCGGCTGCCGCCCGGCGAACTCGGCACCGTCTACATCAAGATGCGGACCGGAGGCTTCAGCTACCACAAGGACGAGGTCAAGACGCGGGGGAACCGCATCGGCGACTTCTTCACGGTCGGGGACCTCGGCCTGATGGACGAGGAGGGCTACCTCTTCCTCCGGGACCGCAAGATCGACATGATCATCTCGGGCGGGGTCAACATCTACCCCGCCGAGATCGAGTCCGCCCTGCTCACCCACCCGGCGGTCGCCGACGCCGCCGCCTTCGGCATCCCGCACGCCGACTGGGGCGAGGAGGTCAAGGCGGTCATCGAGCCGGCGGAGGGCTTCGCCGCGAGTGCCGCGCTGGCCGCCGAGATCCTGCACCACTGCGAGCGGCAGCTGGCCGGCTACAAGCGGCCCCGGACGGTCGACTTCATCGAGACGATGCCGCGTGACCCGAACGGCAAGCTGTACAAGCGGCGGCTGCGCGACCCGTACTGGGAGGGACGCGAGCGCGCGATGTGA
- a CDS encoding nitronate monooxygenase, translating into METELSKKLGVEHAIFGFTPFPAVAAAITRAGGLGVLGAVRYTAPDDLKRDLDWMQEHTDGKPYGLDVVMPAKKAVDGISEADIEAMIPAGHREFVRDILAKHHVPELAEGEASGWRITGWMEQVARNQLDVAFDYPIKLLANALGSPPADVIARAHDHGVLVAALAGSAKHARRHAEAGIDIVVAQGYEAGGHTGDIATMVLVPEIAEAVAPLPVLAAGGIGSGEQIAAGLALGAQGAWLGSLWLTTTEADLHSRALTEKLLAAGSGDTVRSRALTGKPARQLRTEWTDAWDDPDGPGALPMPLQGLLVAEAVSRIQKYEVQPLLGTPVGQIVGRMNSERDVQAVFDDLTSGFERAIDRINRIAGRA; encoded by the coding sequence ATGGAGACGGAGCTGAGCAAGAAACTGGGAGTCGAGCACGCCATCTTCGGCTTCACGCCCTTCCCGGCGGTCGCCGCTGCCATCACCCGCGCCGGCGGCCTCGGCGTCCTCGGCGCGGTCCGCTACACCGCCCCCGACGACCTCAAGCGCGACCTCGACTGGATGCAGGAGCACACCGACGGCAAGCCGTACGGCCTCGACGTCGTGATGCCCGCCAAGAAGGCCGTCGACGGCATCAGCGAAGCCGACATCGAGGCGATGATCCCGGCCGGGCACCGCGAGTTCGTCCGCGACATCCTCGCCAAGCACCACGTACCCGAACTGGCCGAGGGCGAGGCCTCCGGCTGGCGGATCACCGGCTGGATGGAGCAGGTCGCCCGCAACCAGCTCGACGTCGCCTTCGACTACCCCATCAAACTCCTGGCGAACGCCCTCGGTTCCCCGCCCGCCGACGTCATCGCGCGCGCCCACGACCACGGCGTCCTCGTCGCCGCCCTCGCCGGCAGCGCCAAGCACGCCCGCCGCCACGCCGAGGCCGGCATCGACATCGTCGTCGCCCAGGGCTACGAGGCCGGCGGCCACACCGGTGACATCGCCACCATGGTCCTGGTCCCCGAGATCGCCGAGGCCGTCGCCCCGCTCCCCGTCCTCGCCGCCGGCGGCATCGGCAGCGGCGAGCAGATCGCCGCCGGACTCGCCCTAGGCGCCCAGGGCGCCTGGCTCGGCTCCCTCTGGCTCACCACCACCGAGGCCGACCTGCACTCCCGCGCCCTCACCGAGAAGCTGCTCGCCGCCGGATCCGGCGACACCGTCCGCTCCCGCGCCCTCACCGGCAAGCCCGCCCGCCAGCTGCGCACCGAGTGGACCGACGCCTGGGACGACCCGGACGGCCCCGGCGCGCTGCCCATGCCGCTCCAGGGGCTGCTCGTCGCCGAGGCCGTCTCGCGGATCCAGAAGTACGAGGTCCAGCCGCTGCTCGGCACCCCCGTCGGGCAGATCGTCGGCCGGATGAACTCCGAACGCGACGTCCAGGCCGTCTTCGACGACCTCACCAGCGGGTTCGAACGCGCCATCGACCGCATCAACCGCATCGCCGGCCGGGCCTGA
- a CDS encoding serine hydrolase: MDGVTGAVGNGGEGGNGSGRGKAATPAPADPPAGTWTSADAGRSTSTPTGTGTSLTAGTGTSTPVGTGTPAGTGAGAGAAGVRAPGLSRRRLGARLLALGGVLVLHAALPGSAGAAGSPAERRALQGLRLRYGSARQAGLLDAHLEGVADEARRFLGPSPEHPYYAGAVVLAGRGRTVALHRAMGHAVRYAEYDGRTDRVREFPEAERIPMAEDTVFDLASLTKLFTSILAVQQMERGRLELEAPVVRYLPEFTGGGKEAVTVRQLLTHTSGLRSWAPFYQQPTREAQLRLLWSVRPQDTPGTVYRYSDLNLISLQLLLERITGRTLDALLHDEITAPLGMHRTRYNPPLSWRRVTAATEVQRPPWSGLDRGLVWGEVHDENAYALGGVAGHAGVFGTAWDLAVLARALLDGGVYAGKRILRPASVELLFTDYNTAFPGDDHGLGFELYQHWYMGAMATPHSAGHTGFTGTSIVLDPSTDSFLVLLGNSVHPVRTWRAGSAPRVAVGNRFARAVPVRTRHGGPAWFSGITPGGSGTLTLPPVAPATGAARLRCAVWWDTVPGEGSFHLEASADGATWEPLPFSTVRTTGGTPEQWPSGSAGGWSGRMWHRLEAPLPSWAGREVRLRFRHTATGRYVGRGIYVDVVRVAEPARLLFAEDRPRDAARVEATGWTKSAD, from the coding sequence ATGGACGGGGTCACGGGGGCGGTCGGGAACGGCGGCGAAGGCGGCAACGGCAGCGGTCGCGGGAAAGCAGCCACACCGGCACCCGCCGACCCACCCGCCGGCACATGGACCAGCGCGGACGCCGGCAGGAGTACGAGCACGCCGACCGGTACGGGGACCAGCCTGACCGCCGGCACAGGCACCAGCACACCCGTCGGCACGGGCACGCCCGCCGGTACAGGGGCCGGTGCGGGGGCTGCCGGAGTCCGGGCGCCCGGACTGAGCCGGCGCCGACTCGGCGCGCGGTTGCTCGCGCTCGGCGGGGTGCTCGTCCTGCACGCCGCGCTGCCCGGGTCGGCCGGGGCCGCGGGAAGCCCCGCCGAGCGGCGGGCCCTTCAGGGCCTGCGGCTGCGGTACGGGTCCGCCCGCCAGGCCGGGTTGCTGGACGCCCACCTGGAAGGGGTGGCGGACGAGGCGAGGCGGTTCCTGGGTCCATCCCCCGAACACCCTTACTACGCCGGTGCGGTGGTCCTCGCCGGGCGGGGCCGCACGGTCGCGCTGCACCGGGCGATGGGCCACGCCGTCCGGTACGCGGAGTACGACGGACGGACCGACCGGGTCCGGGAGTTCCCGGAGGCCGAGCGCATCCCGATGGCCGAGGACACGGTGTTCGACCTGGCCTCGCTGACCAAGCTGTTCACCTCGATCCTGGCCGTGCAGCAGATGGAGCGGGGCCGGCTGGAGCTGGAGGCCCCGGTGGTCCGGTACCTGCCGGAGTTCACCGGGGGCGGCAAGGAAGCCGTCACGGTCCGCCAGCTGCTGACGCACACCTCGGGGCTGCGCTCGTGGGCGCCCTTCTACCAGCAGCCCACCCGGGAGGCGCAGCTGAGGCTGCTGTGGTCGGTGCGACCGCAGGACACTCCGGGGACGGTGTACAGGTACTCCGACCTCAACCTGATCTCGCTCCAGCTGCTCCTGGAACGGATCACCGGTCGCACTTTGGACGCCCTGCTCCACGACGAGATCACCGCTCCGCTCGGGATGCACCGCACTCGGTACAACCCGCCGCTCTCCTGGCGCCGGGTCACCGCCGCCACCGAGGTGCAGCGGCCGCCCTGGTCCGGCCTGGACCGCGGGCTGGTGTGGGGCGAGGTCCACGACGAGAACGCGTACGCCCTCGGCGGCGTCGCCGGCCACGCGGGCGTCTTCGGCACCGCCTGGGACCTGGCCGTCCTGGCCCGCGCCCTGCTCGACGGCGGCGTCTACGCGGGCAAGCGCATCCTGCGCCCCGCCTCCGTGGAGCTGCTCTTCACGGACTACAACACCGCGTTCCCAGGCGACGACCACGGCCTCGGCTTCGAGCTCTACCAGCACTGGTACATGGGCGCGATGGCCACCCCGCACTCCGCCGGCCACACCGGTTTCACCGGCACCTCGATCGTCCTGGACCCCTCGACCGACTCGTTCCTGGTCCTGCTCGGCAACTCCGTCCACCCCGTACGCACCTGGCGCGCCGGCAGCGCCCCCCGGGTGGCGGTCGGCAACCGGTTCGCCCGCGCCGTCCCGGTCCGTACCCGGCACGGCGGCCCGGCCTGGTTCTCCGGGATCACCCCGGGCGGCTCGGGGACCCTCACCCTGCCGCCGGTCGCCCCGGCCACGGGCGCGGCCCGGCTGCGCTGCGCCGTGTGGTGGGACACCGTCCCCGGCGAGGGCTCCTTCCACCTGGAGGCCTCGGCCGACGGCGCGACCTGGGAGCCGCTGCCCTTCAGCACGGTGCGGACCACCGGCGGAACCCCGGAGCAGTGGCCGTCCGGCTCCGCGGGCGGCTGGTCGGGCCGCATGTGGCACCGCCTCGAAGCCCCGCTCCCGTCCTGGGCGGGCCGCGAGGTGCGACTGCGCTTCCGGCACACCGCGACCGGCCGCTACGTCGGTCGGGGGATCTACGTGGACGTCGTACGGGTGGCGGAACCGGCACGGCTCCTCTTCGCCGAGGACCGCCCCCGCGACGCGGCCCGCGTCGAGGCCACCGGCTGGACCAAGTCGGCCGACTAG
- a CDS encoding LysR substrate-binding domain-containing protein, whose product MTGSEVPPSFRLAYVPGVTPSKWVRIWNERLPDVPLTLITVDPVEAPDVLRARGADAGFVRLPIDRTALSAIPLYTEVTVVVVPKDHVVAAVEEISTEDLADEIVLHPMDDTLDWERLPGKPAIERPATTADAIELVAAGIGVLVVPQSLARLHHRKDLTYRPVSDAPESRVALSWLEDETTDLVEEFIGIVRGRTVNSSRGRGKPPAPATESKAKRPDQGAGARRKPAGGKATGKSTGKNPRGGSGGSGGSGGAKGAKGVKGGGARRGKPRGRG is encoded by the coding sequence GTGACAGGCTCGGAAGTACCTCCTTCGTTCCGGCTCGCCTATGTTCCGGGGGTGACGCCCAGCAAGTGGGTGCGGATCTGGAACGAGCGGCTGCCCGACGTCCCGCTGACCCTCATCACGGTGGACCCCGTCGAGGCCCCCGACGTCCTGCGGGCGCGCGGCGCCGACGCCGGGTTCGTGCGGCTTCCGATCGACCGGACGGCCCTCAGCGCGATCCCGCTCTACACCGAGGTGACGGTCGTCGTGGTCCCGAAGGACCACGTCGTGGCGGCGGTCGAGGAGATCTCCACCGAGGACCTGGCCGACGAGATCGTGCTGCACCCGATGGACGACACCCTGGACTGGGAGCGGCTGCCCGGGAAGCCCGCGATCGAGCGCCCCGCCACGACGGCGGACGCCATCGAGCTGGTGGCGGCGGGGATCGGCGTGCTCGTCGTCCCGCAGTCGCTGGCGCGCCTGCACCACCGCAAGGACCTCACCTACCGGCCCGTCTCGGACGCGCCCGAGTCGCGCGTCGCGCTGTCGTGGCTGGAGGACGAGACCACCGACCTGGTGGAGGAGTTCATCGGGATCGTCCGGGGGCGGACCGTCAACAGCTCGCGGGGGCGCGGCAAGCCGCCGGCCCCGGCCACGGAGTCGAAGGCCAAGCGGCCCGACCAGGGCGCCGGGGCGCGGCGCAAGCCCGCGGGCGGCAAGGCGACGGGCAAGTCCACCGGCAAGAACCCCCGGGGCGGTTCCGGCGGTTCCGGTGGTTCCGGTGGCGCCAAGGGTGCCAAGGGCGTCAAGGGCGGCGGCGCCCGCCGCGGCAAGCCGCGCGGACGCGGCTAG
- a CDS encoding DUF5997 family protein produces the protein MTSHQTTQTMKPATAAKKLGVYLEATPAEFQEGVVSRTELSALQADPPQWLQELRRNGPHPRPVVAAKLGVSIAGLARGGITDALTTAEIDALKTENPEWLQKERTTQAEVRKEAVRIKEKQAEKAERAQKQQPNA, from the coding sequence ATGACGTCGCACCAGACCACCCAGACGATGAAGCCCGCGACCGCGGCGAAGAAGCTGGGTGTGTACCTCGAAGCCACACCCGCAGAGTTCCAGGAGGGTGTCGTTTCGCGCACCGAGTTGAGTGCGCTGCAGGCCGATCCGCCCCAGTGGCTGCAGGAGCTGCGACGCAACGGCCCGCACCCCCGGCCGGTGGTCGCGGCGAAGCTGGGCGTCTCCATCGCCGGCCTCGCGCGCGGCGGGATCACCGACGCGCTGACCACGGCCGAGATCGACGCCCTGAAGACCGAGAACCCCGAGTGGCTGCAGAAGGAGCGCACCACGCAGGCGGAGGTCCGCAAGGAGGCCGTCCGCATCAAGGAGAAGCAGGCGGAGAAGGCCGAGCGCGCGCAGAAGCAGCAGCCGAACGCCTGA
- a CDS encoding nitroreductase family deazaflavin-dependent oxidoreductase, with protein sequence MTDIDWDHPKDPKTGWALDHVKQYVSSDGAEGHHWNGTQTLLLTTVGRVSGNPVRTPLIYGEDDGRYFIVASYGGAPDHPLWYKNLTSHPEVRIQVGPKVMQGTARTATPEERTAYWPLMVKHWPSYDEYQAKTDREIPIVVIEPAGARA encoded by the coding sequence ATGACCGACATCGACTGGGATCACCCGAAGGACCCTAAGACGGGCTGGGCGCTGGACCACGTCAAGCAGTACGTCAGCTCGGACGGAGCCGAGGGGCACCACTGGAACGGCACCCAGACACTGCTGCTCACCACCGTGGGCCGGGTCTCGGGCAACCCCGTGCGGACCCCGCTCATCTACGGTGAGGACGACGGGCGCTACTTCATCGTCGCCTCGTACGGCGGGGCGCCCGATCACCCGCTCTGGTACAAGAACCTCACCTCGCACCCGGAGGTCCGCATCCAGGTCGGCCCGAAGGTCATGCAGGGCACTGCCCGTACGGCCACGCCCGAGGAGCGCACCGCGTACTGGCCGCTGATGGTGAAGCACTGGCCGTCGTACGACGAGTACCAGGCCAAGACCGACCGGGAGATCCCGATCGTGGTGATCGAGCCGGCGGGGGCGCGGGCCTGA
- a CDS encoding NAD(P)/FAD-dependent oxidoreductase, with translation MTTSASASHGSGSGAFGSDTFGSDVYDAVIVGGGHNGLVAAAYLARAGKSVLVLERLGHTGGAAISTRPFAGVDARLSRYSYLVSLLPSKIVRELGLRFEVRRRTVSSYTPTERDGRPGGLLVGADETRTRESFARLTGSEREYESWRAFYGTTGRVARKVFPTLTEPLPTRAQLRARIDDEAAWRMLFEEPLGQAVERNFTDDLVRGVVLTDGLIGTFADAHDPSLAQNRCFLYHVIGGGTGDWDVPVGGMGALTDALATAARDAGAEIATGHEVLRIDTDAAAPAEVTFRTATGEGRVVARNVLVNASPQALAGFLGESAPAPAEGAQLKVNMLLRRLPRLRDTSVDPREAFGGTFHIAEGYEELRRAHAEAASGELPSVPPSEIYCHSLTDPSILGPELVEQGYQTLTLFGLHTPARLFEKDDHGVREVLLTATLAQLDAHLAEPITECLALDADGRPCIEAKTPLDLERELRLPGGHIFHRDLSWPYGDGTDGSRWGVETPYPNVLLCGAGAVRGGGVSGVPGHNAAMAVLERLPQT, from the coding sequence ATGACGACCTCGGCATCGGCCTCGCACGGCTCCGGTTCTGGCGCATTCGGCTCCGACACGTTCGGCTCCGACGTGTACGACGCGGTGATCGTGGGGGGCGGGCACAACGGCCTGGTCGCCGCCGCGTACCTGGCCCGGGCGGGCAAGTCCGTCCTGGTCCTGGAGCGCCTCGGTCACACGGGCGGGGCCGCCATCTCCACCCGCCCCTTCGCGGGCGTGGACGCCCGGCTCTCGCGCTACTCCTACCTGGTCTCGCTGCTCCCGTCGAAGATCGTCCGCGAGCTCGGACTCCGCTTCGAGGTACGCAGGCGCACGGTCTCCTCGTACACGCCCACCGAGCGCGACGGCCGGCCCGGCGGGCTGCTCGTCGGCGCCGACGAGACGCGGACCAGGGAGTCCTTCGCGCGGCTGACCGGCTCGGAGCGGGAGTACGAGAGCTGGCGGGCCTTCTACGGGACCACCGGCCGGGTCGCCCGCAAGGTGTTCCCGACGCTGACCGAGCCGCTCCCCACGCGGGCGCAACTTCGGGCCCGGATCGACGACGAGGCGGCCTGGCGGATGCTGTTCGAGGAGCCGCTCGGGCAGGCCGTGGAGCGGAACTTCACCGACGACCTGGTACGGGGCGTGGTCCTCACGGACGGCCTGATCGGCACCTTCGCGGACGCCCACGACCCCTCGCTGGCGCAGAACCGCTGCTTCCTCTACCACGTGATCGGCGGCGGCACCGGTGACTGGGACGTCCCGGTCGGCGGGATGGGCGCGCTCACCGACGCCCTGGCCACGGCCGCGCGGGACGCCGGGGCCGAGATCGCCACCGGACACGAGGTGCTGCGGATCGACACGGACGCGGCGGCTCCGGCGGAGGTGACCTTCCGGACCGCGACCGGGGAGGGGCGGGTCGTCGCCCGGAACGTGCTGGTCAACGCCTCGCCCCAGGCACTGGCCGGGTTCCTCGGGGAGAGCGCGCCGGCCCCCGCCGAGGGCGCGCAGCTCAAGGTCAACATGCTGCTGCGGCGGCTGCCCCGGCTGCGGGACACCTCCGTCGATCCCCGCGAGGCGTTCGGCGGCACCTTCCACATCGCCGAGGGGTACGAGGAGCTCCGCCGCGCCCACGCCGAGGCGGCCTCCGGCGAACTGCCCTCCGTACCGCCCTCGGAGATCTACTGCCATTCGCTGACCGACCCGTCGATCCTGGGGCCGGAGCTGGTGGAGCAGGGCTACCAGACGCTCACGCTGTTCGGCCTGCACACCCCGGCCCGGCTGTTCGAGAAGGACGACCACGGGGTCCGCGAGGTGCTCCTGACGGCCACCCTCGCGCAGCTCGACGCGCACCTGGCCGAGCCGATCACCGAATGCCTCGCCCTCGACGCCGACGGGCGGCCCTGCATCGAGGCCAAGACCCCGCTGGACCTGGAGCGCGAACTGCGGCTGCCCGGCGGCCACATCTTCCACCGGGACCTGTCCTGGCCGTACGGGGACGGGACGGACGGATCCCGGTGGGGAGTGGAGACGCCGTACCCCAACGTGCTGCTGTGCGGGGCGGGCGCGGTCCGCGGCGGCGGGGTCAGCGGAGTGCCCGGCCACAACGCGGCGATGGCGGTCCTGGAGCGCCTGCCGCAGACGTAG